A window of Pan paniscus chromosome 10, NHGRI_mPanPan1-v2.0_pri, whole genome shotgun sequence contains these coding sequences:
- the PITPNM2 gene encoding membrane-associated phosphatidylinositol transfer protein 2 isoform X2, producing MIIKEYRIPLPMTVEEYRIAQLYMIQKKSRNETYGEGSGVEILENRPYTDGPGGSGQYTHKVYHVGMHIPSWFRSILPKAALRVVEESWNAYPYTRTRFTCPFVEKFSIDIETFYKTDAGENPDVFNLSPVEKNQLTIDFIDIVKDPVPHNEYKTEEDPKLFQSTKTQRGPLSENWIEEYKKQVFPIMCAYKLCKVEFRYWGMQSKIERFIHDTGLRRVMVRAHRQAWCWQDEWYGLSMENIRELEKEAQLMLSRKMAQFNEDGEEATELVKHEAVSDQTSGEPPEPSSSNGEPLVGRGLKKQWSTSSKSSRSSKRGASPSRHSISEWRMQSIARDSDESSDDEFFDAHEDLSDTEEMFPKDISKWSSNDLMDKIESPEPEDTQDGLYRQGAPEFRVASSVEQLNIIEDEVSQPLAAPPSKIHVLLLVLHGGTILDTGAGDPSSKKGDANTIANVFDTVMRVHYPSTLGRLAIRLVPCPPVCSDAFALVSNLSPYSHDEGCLSSSQDHIPLAALPLLATSSPQYQEAVATVIQRANLAYGDFIKSQEGMTFNGQVCLIGDCVGGILAFDALCYSNQPVSESQSSSRRGSVVSMQDNDLLSPGILVNAAHCSGGGGGGGGGGGSSGGGGSSGGSSLESSRHLSRSNVDIPRSNGTEDPKRQLPRKRSDSSTYELDTIQQHQAFLSSLHASVLRTEPCSRHSSSSTMLDGTGALGRFDFEITDLFLFGCPLGLVLALRKTVIPALDVFQLRPACQQVYNLFHPADPSASRLEPLLERRFHALPPFSVPRYQRYPLGDGCSTLLGERHIPPHSSGGRWGRRGSLAPRSSMPRGSSPADVLQTHNAAFQEHGAPSSPGTAPASRGFRRASEISIASQVSGMAESYTASSIAQIAAKWWGQKRIDYALYCPDALTAFPTVALPHLFHASYWESTDVVSFLLRQVMRHDNSSILELDGKEVSVFTPSKPREKWQRKRTHVKLRNVTANHRINDALANEDGPQVLTGRFMYGPLDMVTLTGEKVDVHIMTQPPSGEWLYLDTLVTNNSGRVSYTIPESHRLGVGVYPIKMVVRGDHTFADSYITVLPKGTEFVVFSIDGSFAASVSIMGSDPKVRAGAVDVVRHWQDLGYLIIYVTGRPDMQKQRVVAWLAQHNFPHGVVSFCDGLVHDPLRHKANFLKLLISELHLRVHAAYGSTKDVAVYSAISLSPMQIYIVGRPTKKLQQQCQFITDGYAAHLAQLKYSHRARPARNTATRMALRKGSFGLPGQGDFLRSRNHLLRTISAQPSGPSHRHERTQSQADGEQRGQRSMSVAAGCWGRAMTGRLEPGAAAGPK from the exons AAGAAGAGCCGTAACGAGACATATGGCGAAGGCAGCGGCGTGGAGATCCTGGAGAACCGGCCGTACACAGATGGCCCAGGCGGCTCTGGGCAGTACACACACAAGGTGTATCATGTGGGCATGCACATTCCCAGCTGGTTCCGCTCCATCCTGCCCAAGGCAGCCCTGCGGGTGGTGGAGGAGTCTTGGAATGCCTACCCCTACACCCGAACCAG GTTCACCTGCCCTTTCGTGGAGAAATTCTCCATCGACATTGAAACCTTTTATAAAACTGATGCTGGAGAAAACCCCGACGTGTTCAACCTCTCTCCTGTGGAAAAGAACCAGCTGACAATCG ACTTCATCGACATTGTCAAAGACCCTGTGCCCCACAACGAGTATAAGACAGAAGAGGACCCCAAGCTGTTCCAGTCAACCAAGACCCAGCGGGGGCCCCTGTCCGAGAACTGGATCGAGGAGTACAAGAAGCAGGTCTTCCCCATCATGTGCGCATACAAGCTCTGCAAGGTGGAGTTCCGCTACTGGGGCATGCAGTCCAAGATCGAGAGGTTCATCCACGACACCG GACTACGGAGGGTGATGGTGCGGGCTCACCGGCAGGCCTGGTGCTGGCAGGACGAGTGGTATGGGCTGAGCATGGAGAACATCCGGGAGCTGGAGAAGGAGGCACAGCTCATGCTTTCCCGCAAGATGGCCCAGTTCAATGAGGATGGTGAGGAGGCCACCGAGCTCGTCAAGCACGAAGCCGTCTCGGACCAGACCTCTGGGGAGCCCCCGGAGCCCAGCAGCAGCAACGGGGAGCCCCTAGTGGGGCGCGGCCTCAAGAAACAGTGGTCCACATCCTCCAAGTCGTCTCGGTCATCCAAGCGGGGAG CGAGTCCTTCCCGCCACAGCATCTCAGAGTGGAGGATGCAGAGTATTGCCAGGGACTCGGATGAGAGCTCAGATGATGAGTTCTTCGATGCGCACG agGACCTGTCCGACACAGAGGAAATGTTCCCCAAGGACATCAGCAAGTGGAGCTCCAATGACCTCATGGACAAGATCGAGAGCCCAGAGCCGGAAGACACACAAG ATGGTCTGTACCGCCAGGGTGCCCCTGAGTTCAGGGTGGCCTCCAGTGTGGAGCAGCTGAACATCATAGAG GACGAGGTTAGCCAGCCGCTGGCTGCACCGCCCTCCAAGATCCACGTGCTGCTACTGGTGCTGCATGGAGGCACCATCCTGGACACAGGCGCCGGGGACCCCAGCTCCAAGAAGGGCGATGCTAACACCATCGCCAACGTGTTCGACACCGTCATGCGCGTGCACTACCCCAGCACCCTGGGCCGCCTTGCCATCCGCCTGGTGCCCTGCCCACCCGTCTGCTCTGACGCCTTTGCCCTGGTCTCCAA cctcagcccctaCAGCCATGACGAAGGCTGTCTGTCCAGCAGTCAGGACCACATTCCCCTGGCTGCCCTCCCCCTGCTGGCCACCTCCTCCCCCCAGTACCAGGAGGCGGTTGCCACAGTGATTCAGCGAGCCAACCTTGCCTATGGGGACTTCATCAAGTCCCAGGAGGGCATGACCTTCAATGGGCAG GTCTGCCTGATTGGGGACTGCGTCGGGGGCATCCTGGCATTTGATGCCCTGTGCTACAGCAACCAGCCGGTGTCTGAGAGTCAGAGCAGCAGCCGCCGGGGCAGCGTGGTCAGCATGCAG GACAATGACCTGCTGTCCCCGGGCATCCTGGTGAATGCAGCACACTGCTCCGGTGGTGGCGGTGGCGGCGGTGGCggtggtggcagcagtggtggtggtggcagtagtGGTGGCTCCAGCCTGGAGAGCAGTCGGCACCTGAGCCGAAGCAACGTCGACATCCCCCGCAGCAACGGCACCGAGGACCCCAAAAGGCAACTGCCCCGCAAGAGGAGCGACTCATCCACCTACGAGCTGGATACCATCCAGCAGCACCAGGCCTTCCTGTCCag CCTCCATGCCAGCGTGCTGAGGACTGAGCCCTGCTCACGCCATTCCAGCAGCTCCACCATGCTGGATGGCACAGGTGCCCTGGGCAGGTTTGACTTTGAGATCACCGACCTCTTCCTCTTCGGGTGCCCGCTGGGGCTGGTCCTGGCCTTGAGGAAGACTGTCATCCCAGCCCTGGATG ttttCCAGCTGCGGCCGGCCTGCCAGCAAGTCTACAACCTCTTCCACCCCGCGGACCCGTCAGCTTCACGCCTGGAGCCGCTGCTGGAACGGCGCTTTCACGCCCTGCCACCTTTCAGCGTCCCGCGCTACCAACGCTACCCGCTGGGGGATGGCTGCTCCACGCTGCTGGGTGAGAGGCACATTCCGCCCCACTCCTCTGGGGGAAGGTGGGGTAGGCGTGGCTCCCTGGCTCCTAGGTCCTCCATGCCACGTGGTTCTTCCCCAG CGGATGTGCTCCAGACCCACAATGCAGCCTTCCAAGAGCATGGCGCCCCCTCCTCGCCGGGCACTGCCCCTGCCAGTCGTGGCTTCCGCCGAGCCAGTGAGATCAGCATCGCCAGCCAGGTGTCAGGCATGGCTGAGAGCTACACGGCATCCAGCATCGCCCAGA TCGCTGCAAAATGGTGGGGCCAGAAGCGGATCGACTACGCCCTGTACTGCCCTGACGCCCTCACGGCCTTCCCCACGGTGGCTCTGCCTCACCTCTTCCACGCCAGCTACTGGGAGTCAACAGACGTGGTCTCCTTTCTGCTGAGACAG GTCATGAGGCATGACAACTCCAGCATCTTGGAGCTGGATGGCAAGGAAGTGTCGGTGTTCACCCCCTCAAAGCCAAGGGAGAAGTGGCAGCGCAAGCGGACCCACGTGAAGCTGCGG AACGTGACGGCCAACCACCGGATCAATGATGCCCTTGCCAATGAGGATGGCCCCCAGGTTCTGACGGGCAGGTTCATGTATGGGCCCCTGGACATGGTCACCCTGACTGGGGAGAAG GTGGATGTGCACATCATGACCCAGCCGCCCTCAGGCGAGTGGCTCTACCTGGATACGCTGGTGACCAACAACAGTGGGCGTGTCTCCTACACCATCCCTGAGTCGCACCGCCTGGGCGTGGGTGTCTACCCTATCAAGATGGTGGTCAG GGGAGACCACACGTTTGCTGACAGCTACATCACCGTGCTGCCCAAGGGCACAGAGTTCGTGGTCTTCAGCATCGACGGTTCCTTTGCCGCTAGCGTGTCCATCATGGGCAGCGACCCCAAGGTGCGGGCCGGGGCCGTGGACGTGGTGCG GCACTGGCAGGACCTGGGCTACCTCATCATCTACGTGACGGGCCGGCCCGACATGCAGAAGCAGCGGGTGGTGGCGTGGCTGGCCCAGCACAACTTCCCCCATGGCGTGGTGTCCTTCTGTGACGGCCTGGTGCATGACCCGCTGCGGCACAAGGCCAACTTCCTGAAGCTGCTCATCTCCGAG CTGCACCTGCGCGTGCACGCGGCCTATGGCTCCACCAAGGACGTGGCGGTCTACAGCGCCATTAGCCTGTCCCCCATGCAGATCTACATCGTGGGCCGGCCCACCAAGAAGCTGCAGCAGCAGTGCCAG TTCATCACGGATGGCTACGCGGCCCACCTGGCGCAGCTGAAGTACAGCCACCGGGCGCGGCCCGCTCGCAACACGGCCACCCGCATGGCGCTGCGCAAGGGCAGCTTCGGCCTGCCCGGCCAGGGCGACTTTCTGCGCTCCCGGAACCACCTGCTTCGCACCATCTCGGCCCAGCCCAGCGGGCCCAGCCACCGGCACGAGCGGACACAGAGCCAGGCGGATGGCGAGCAGCGGGGCCAGCGCAGCATGAGTGTGGCGGCCGGCTGCTGGGGCCGCGCCATGACTGGCCGCCTGGAGCCGGGGGCGGCCGCGGGCCCCAAGTAG
- the PITPNM2 gene encoding membrane-associated phosphatidylinositol transfer protein 2 isoform X7: MIIKEYRIPLPMTVEEYRIAQLYMIQKKSRNETYGEGSGVEILENRPYTDGPGGSGQYTHKVYHVGMHIPSWFRSILPKAALRVVEESWNAYPYTRTRFTCPFVEKFSIDIETFYKTDAGENPDVFNLSPVEKNQLTIDFIDIVKDPVPHNEYKTEEDPKLFQSTKTQRGPLSENWIEEYKKQVFPIMCAYKLCKVEFRYWGMQSKIERFIHDTGLRRVMVRAHRQAWCWQDEWYGLSMENIRELEKEAQLMLSRKMAQFNEDGEEATELVKHEAVSDQTSGEPPEPSSSNGEPLVGRGLKKQWSTSSKSSRSSKRGASPSRHSISEWRMQSIARDSDESSDDEFFDAHEDLSDTEEMFPKDISKWSSNDLMDKIESPEPEDTQDGLYRQGAPEFRVASSVEQLNIIEIKNKIFTLCPACLLSLKIKRRKGRKRQSSRQK; encoded by the exons AAGAAGAGCCGTAACGAGACATATGGCGAAGGCAGCGGCGTGGAGATCCTGGAGAACCGGCCGTACACAGATGGCCCAGGCGGCTCTGGGCAGTACACACACAAGGTGTATCATGTGGGCATGCACATTCCCAGCTGGTTCCGCTCCATCCTGCCCAAGGCAGCCCTGCGGGTGGTGGAGGAGTCTTGGAATGCCTACCCCTACACCCGAACCAG GTTCACCTGCCCTTTCGTGGAGAAATTCTCCATCGACATTGAAACCTTTTATAAAACTGATGCTGGAGAAAACCCCGACGTGTTCAACCTCTCTCCTGTGGAAAAGAACCAGCTGACAATCG ACTTCATCGACATTGTCAAAGACCCTGTGCCCCACAACGAGTATAAGACAGAAGAGGACCCCAAGCTGTTCCAGTCAACCAAGACCCAGCGGGGGCCCCTGTCCGAGAACTGGATCGAGGAGTACAAGAAGCAGGTCTTCCCCATCATGTGCGCATACAAGCTCTGCAAGGTGGAGTTCCGCTACTGGGGCATGCAGTCCAAGATCGAGAGGTTCATCCACGACACCG GACTACGGAGGGTGATGGTGCGGGCTCACCGGCAGGCCTGGTGCTGGCAGGACGAGTGGTATGGGCTGAGCATGGAGAACATCCGGGAGCTGGAGAAGGAGGCACAGCTCATGCTTTCCCGCAAGATGGCCCAGTTCAATGAGGATGGTGAGGAGGCCACCGAGCTCGTCAAGCACGAAGCCGTCTCGGACCAGACCTCTGGGGAGCCCCCGGAGCCCAGCAGCAGCAACGGGGAGCCCCTAGTGGGGCGCGGCCTCAAGAAACAGTGGTCCACATCCTCCAAGTCGTCTCGGTCATCCAAGCGGGGAG CGAGTCCTTCCCGCCACAGCATCTCAGAGTGGAGGATGCAGAGTATTGCCAGGGACTCGGATGAGAGCTCAGATGATGAGTTCTTCGATGCGCACG agGACCTGTCCGACACAGAGGAAATGTTCCCCAAGGACATCAGCAAGTGGAGCTCCAATGACCTCATGGACAAGATCGAGAGCCCAGAGCCGGAAGACACACAAG ATGGTCTGTACCGCCAGGGTGCCCCTGAGTTCAGGGTGGCCTCCAGTGTGGAGCAGCTGAACATCATAGAG ATCAAAAATAAGATCTTCACCTTGTGCCCAGCCTGTCTGCTGTCCCTGAAGATAAAAAGACGAAAAGGGAGGAAGCGACAGTCGTCTAGGCAGAAGTGA